The stretch of DNA tgtatgtggccgtttttccttgcgatgatcatcaacttggttgatgggagcagttgggcgaggttctcatggtcaacaagcgaatggtgattccgctgcttagccatctgggctggagtttttcttgtgttttatttagggctatggcccatgtatctctttccgtatttctacgctacattctacgttgtattcgtattcagcTTTCCTTGGCATCGTGGTGTACCCGAATTTTGTCGGGGTTGCGTTAAGGCCCCCAGGACTACGCTACAGTacttatattgtgtgacgttttcctttaatttcgcttaataattaaatgggacgttacatttatggtatcagagcggtcattccttaggtctgtggacttggatgtccgcttagctttctctgtgtcttcTGAGTATTCTTAGTTGAATTTTTGTCTTTATCGAGTCTAACCAAGTGGTTTTCTATGTGCCAgtggactatggcacctcctcgtaggacttcGCAATCATCCCAGAGAGACGTACCTGATATCGCCAGGGctatagaggcgatggtagcagctatgacgcagcagagtgctgcgatgatgcagcagcacgAGGCATCTatgcagcgacaggcggcgtcgcttgagcagcagcaggcagtgatgcaacagatggaggctgcaagagtagctgctgaggatgctcatcgacagcacatggaggccctccgccagttggaggagaacagggtggctgcccctgtgtttggtcttgaaccacgacctgcagttagggagtggagtctggaggactttctgaagcaccacccggcgaagtttgacgggaaggctagtcctgacgccgcagaccaatggctgaaggacctagAGCGCATCTACGACGCCAAGATGTGCCCTGCGGAGAACAGGTTGGCGTTCTCAGTTTATATGCTCACGGTAGaggcggagcattggtggagccgcaccagatccatcctggaggagagggatgaTCCAGTGACGTGGGAGGTTTTCAGGGAGAGATTCCTCTCCGAGTACTTCCCAGACAGCATCCGATACGCTAAGGAGATggagttcctccagttgacccagggagggaagactgTTACAGAGTATGTtgagaggttcaaacacctcagccgtttctacaccctgccactcgatgaggagtggcgatgcaggaagttTGAGAACGGGCTCTGCGGTGACATCCGCCTGATGGTGGCTcctttgtccatcaaggactttgccgctctggtagagaaggccagggtgatggagaagatgaagcgcgaGGTGGAAGGCCAGCGCCCACTGCAGTCACAGCCGCCCcagaggattggtggaccatctgggtccaggcccAGACATGAGGAGAGGAGGAGGCCATATGATAGACCGCACCATCAGTctcaggggtctaggggtcttcctcctcagcagggtcgagtgcagtgttacacatgtggaggaccccacccgaggCATGCTTGTCCACGCAGGGAGGGTTACCGcaggtgcaacaactgtggcaaggaaggccactttgggagagATTGCCCCAACCTTTCTAGGGCAgcgacacgccctccagttcaggcACCCCAGCAGCATCAGGGGagagacagaggcaacaggcctcaggcgacgggcagagTGTACGCCATGTCAGGGGCGGAGGCATCAGGctcaggtaacttggttatgggtaGTTGTATGATAGCTGGTTCTTCTTGCtgtgtgttatatgattctggagcgacacactcttttgtgtctttTGCTTGTGTGGAACGTCTGGGTTTGCCAGTAAGCGAGCTACAGTGCGAGCTCgcggtgtctactccggcgtcAGGATTGGTCACGACGTCGTCTTTGTGTGCTCGGTGTCCAGtagaggtagagggacgcaggtacaaGGTGAATCTAATCTGCTTGCCTTTGCAAGACTTGGaagtgatcttagggatggattggctctctgctaGTCGCGTCCTTATAGACTGCCGGgagaagaggttgttgtttcccgaTTCAGAGGATCTCGAGTTAGTGTCCCCCCAGGGGGCGGTGAGGGAGATTCAGAGTGGCGCGCAGTGCTTCATAATCTTCGCTCGTATGGAGGTGGGAGAGAGAGAGACCATCAGTCATACCTGTGGTACATGAGTTTGAAGACGTGTTTCCAGATGaagtaccagggttgcctcccagtagagaagtggagttctctattgacctgGTACCAGGGACGGGTCCGATATCGATGGCTCCGTATCGTATGGCTCTGGCAGAGTTGGTggagctcaagaaacagatagaggatctgatggagaaacagttcatccgacccagcacttcaccttggggagcaccagtgttgttggtaaagaagaaggatgggagttcgcgcttgtgtgtggattacaggcaactgaacaagatgaccatcaagaacaagtatccgctcccgaggattgacgacttgatggatcagttacatgggtcatcagtgttctcgaagatagatctgcgatcaGGGTACcaccagattttggtaaaggctgatgatgtacagaagacagcctttaggtcgaggtatggccactatgagtatgtggttatgccgttcggtgtgaccaacgcccccgcagtgttcatggactacatgaacaggatctttcgacctttcctagataagtttgtcgtagtcttcatagacgacatccttatctattccaggactcaggaggaacatgcagaacacctgaggttggtgcttggtgttttgagagagaagcagttgtatgccaagttgtccaagtgcgagttctggatggatgaggttcagttcttggggcatgtgatatccgcccaggGGATTGCTGTGGACCCAGTAAAGGTTGaagcagtggtaaagtgggaaagccCTAAATCTGCCAcggagatcaggagctttgtagGACTAGCAGGCTACTacaggaggttcatagagggattctccaagatagtggcaccttTGACTTTGCTCacccggaaggaccaacctttcacttggagggagaagtgtgaggagagctttcagGAACTAAAAAGGAGATTGGcgagtgctcctatattggtaattccGGATGTGGGGAAACCGTTTGAAGTCTACTGCGACGCGTCACATCTTGGACTTGGTTGCgtcttgatgcaagaaaagaagacagtggcatatgcttcacgacaacttaaggtgcatgagcgtaaTTACCCCACCCATGACCTTGAGTTGGCAGCGATAGTGTTTGCCTTGAAAATCTGGAGacattatctttatggtgctcagtttcgggtgttcagcgaccacaaaagtttaaagtacttgtttgatcagaaggagctgaatatgaggcaaaggaggtggatggaattcctaaaggactacgacttcgaactcctatatcatccggggaaggcaaatgtagtggcagatgctttgagtaggaagacggtacacacagcacatctcatgataaaagaggcagagctactagagaagttcagagacatgaggctacaggtggagttggggtccgagtccattaggtgtagtacccttactatatctagtgacttcttagGATCGATGAGAGAGAGACAGTTGTTGGATGCTAGTCTGAACAGGGTTAGAGAACAGCTTGGATCAGATGAGGCTAGAGACTTTGCTGTgagtgatgatggcatactgaggtttcgaGGCAGAGTATGCATACCTGATGACGCAGAGTTgaggaagttgatccttgaggaaggacacaagagtcgtcttagcttgcatcctggcatgactaagatgtaccaggacctcaaggaaactttctggtggcaggggatgaagaaggatgtggcacagtttgtatccgcctgtctgacttgtcagaaggcgaaggtggagcatcagagacccgggGGAGTTCTACAGTCGTTAGAggtaccagtgtggaaatgggacagcatctccatggactttgtgactcatcttccacggactttcaggggacatgacaccatctgggtgatagtggatcggttgacaaagagtgctcactttttggcgatgaacttgaggatgtctatggccaagctGGCTCA from Vigna unguiculata cultivar IT97K-499-35 chromosome 8, ASM411807v1, whole genome shotgun sequence encodes:
- the LOC114195152 gene encoding uncharacterized protein LOC114195152, with the translated sequence MEKMKREVEGQRPLQSQPPQRIGGPSGSRPRHEERRRPYDRPHHQSQGEGYRRCNNCGKEGHFGRDCPNLSRAATRPPVQAPQQHQGRDRGNRPQATGRVYAMSGAEASGSGNLVMGSCMIAGSSCCVLYDSGATHSFVSFACVERLGLPVSELQCELAVSTPASGLVTTSSLCARCPVEVEGRRYKVNLICLPLQDLEVILGMDWLSASRVLIDCREKRLLFPDSEDLELVSPQGAVREIQSGAQCFIIFARMEVGERETISHTCGT